A genome region from Thermomonospora amylolytica includes the following:
- the rsmH gene encoding 16S rRNA (cytosine(1402)-N(4))-methyltransferase RsmH, with protein MSDSATAPQAAHIPVLLDRVVSLLTPAVEDAARRTPGRDPVYVDATLGLGGHAEAMLAAHPRLRLVGLDRDPSALERSARRLRRFADRVHLVHAVYDELPRVLADLDLPHADAILFDLGVSSPQLDEAERGFAYSYDAPLDMRMDPTQGLTAADVVNDYPPDELARILREYGEERYARRIAAAIARERAREPLRSTRRLADLVRAAIPAATRRTGGNPAKRTFQALRIEVNGELAIWERALPAALDALPVGGRVAVLSYHSLEDRITKRVLAAASTDTTPPGLPVPLPDRQPRFRLLTRGAELPTDEETAANPRAASVRLRAAERIRGPVTGPGGPGGDA; from the coding sequence GCACGCCCGGGCGCGACCCCGTCTACGTCGACGCCACCCTGGGCCTCGGCGGGCACGCCGAGGCGATGCTGGCGGCGCACCCCCGGCTCCGGCTGGTCGGCCTGGACCGCGACCCCTCCGCCCTGGAGCGCTCCGCCCGGCGGCTGCGGCGCTTCGCCGACCGCGTCCACCTGGTGCACGCCGTCTACGACGAGCTTCCCCGCGTGCTGGCCGACCTGGACCTGCCGCACGCCGACGCGATCCTGTTCGACCTGGGCGTGTCCTCCCCCCAGCTCGACGAGGCCGAACGCGGCTTCGCCTACTCCTACGACGCGCCGCTGGACATGCGGATGGACCCCACCCAGGGCCTGACCGCCGCCGACGTGGTCAACGACTACCCCCCCGACGAGCTGGCGCGGATCCTGCGCGAGTACGGCGAGGAGCGCTACGCCCGCCGGATCGCCGCCGCGATCGCCCGCGAGCGCGCCCGCGAGCCGCTGCGCTCCACCCGCCGGCTGGCCGACCTGGTGCGCGCGGCCATCCCCGCGGCGACCCGCCGCACCGGCGGCAACCCCGCCAAGCGCACCTTCCAGGCGCTGCGCATCGAGGTCAACGGCGAGCTGGCGATCTGGGAACGGGCGCTGCCGGCCGCCCTGGACGCGCTGCCGGTCGGCGGCCGGGTCGCCGTGCTGTCGTACCACTCCCTGGAGGACCGGATCACCAAGCGGGTGCTGGCCGCCGCCAGCACCGACACCACCCCGCCCGGCCTGCCGGTGCCGCTGCCGGACCGGCAGCCGCGGTTCCGGCTGCTCACCCGGGGCGCCGAGCTGCCCACCGACGAGGAGACCGCGGCCAACCCGCGCGCCGCCTCGGTCCGCCTGCGGGCGGCCGAGCGGATCCGCGGGCCGGTCACCGGCCCAGGAGGCCCAGGAGGCGACGCATGA
- a CDS encoding FtsB/FtsL family cell division protein has product MTTTTGPRSRPSGRAARSGSAAERPAPQRARRAERATAPEPSPDEPAVRTRSARRAAPAARRPRPARRPAAPPRTPFVVLVVSLLAGALVSLLLLNTVLAQDAFELTRLQRNVKLLEQQRQAMESEIAREESPQRLGEKAENLGMTQPDQVGFIDSQGRRVGGGGAPVRPVPHAAAAAAGAAAALGVPGMVIPGDGALPGGAAPAAPAAPRP; this is encoded by the coding sequence ATGACCACGACCACCGGCCCCCGGTCGCGCCCGTCCGGGCGGGCGGCCCGTTCCGGGTCCGCCGCGGAGCGCCCGGCGCCGCAGCGGGCACGGCGGGCGGAACGTGCCACGGCGCCCGAACCGTCCCCGGACGAGCCGGCCGTCAGGACCCGGTCCGCCCGGCGCGCGGCCCCGGCGGCGCGGCGACCGCGCCCGGCCCGCCGCCCGGCCGCCCCGCCGCGCACCCCGTTCGTGGTGCTGGTCGTCTCCCTGCTGGCCGGTGCGTTGGTCAGTCTGCTGCTGCTGAACACCGTGCTGGCCCAGGACGCGTTCGAGCTGACCCGGCTGCAGCGCAACGTCAAGCTGCTGGAGCAGCAGCGGCAGGCGATGGAGAGCGAGATCGCCCGCGAGGAGTCCCCGCAGCGGCTCGGGGAGAAGGCCGAGAACCTCGGCATGACGCAGCCCGACCAGGTCGGCTTCATCGACTCCCAGGGACGCCGGGTCGGTGGCGGCGGCGCCCCGGTGCGCCCGGTGCCGCACGCCGCGGCGGCGGCCGCCGGGGCCGCGGCCGCGCTCGGCGTGCCCGGCATGGTGATCCCGGGCGACGGCGCGCTCCCCGGCGGTGCGGCCCCCGCGGCCCCGGCGGCGCCGCGGCCGTGA